In the genome of Nycticebus coucang isolate mNycCou1 chromosome 12, mNycCou1.pri, whole genome shotgun sequence, the window ttggggttcggtgcccatagcacagtggttgtagTGCCGACCACGtgcaccaaagttggtgggtttgaaccagcccgggccagctaaacaataatgacaactgcaccaacaAAATAAACCTCTAAATTTGGTGCTTTTGAAAgcaggaggggcttttctggggaggggttttctctggggcaattacctaacattcctcccttcttgaaatgttaaaaataggggGTTGGCCTTGGAATGGGGGACATAGAGTTCGctcttctgtagtttcttcctgctgagaggggcccgtagtttcaattggccaactagaggacgattatgatttttttcgttgggaggatgtaagtttttgcTTTCAGACTGTCCTTTTAGTGGTGGCTGTTTAGAAGTGGTGTTTAGGAAAGTCTTGTGGTTCGGAGTAGCATAGTCCGTTCACAAAGAACAGTTTCTCTTGTTGTAGGTTTGGAGTACTAATTGAGTACCtgttgagataactttgagagttgagtttgaataaaatgagttattgaatagtaaatgttagctgttccTGTGTCTATGTTAGCCGTGATTTTCACCATTGTTAGTAAGGGAAGTATGGCAACTTGGGTTGTTCATTTTACACAGGTTgttggatagagagaaagaggaggcaatggaatggatttattttctgtaataattttaaaattaggtagtaAGATAACTATAGATCAGAGACTCTGAATGTGGACCAGGGGAATTGGGTATAGTTTTTttgcagagaaactggaaggaaggatgacactttctgtgtaacttcttttttggtttgaaagGGAAAGTGACTATATTAGAGCACTTTGATGGGTTTAGGCCCAATAGGGGAGTGGTGTCGGTAAAGTTGAAGCAAAGAGGGTATGACTGGATGACTTGATTGAGTGAGGGTACAAAAGGTTTAGTTCATGTGTGcaagttgttaaattaagagatgtgGAGTCTGAAAGGTTGAGAGATAAAAAGTTAGGAATTATGACTGGGGCAGTTTGAAGTTTAGTGTGTAGGAGACCTtgaagatttaatgcaatccagtAGCCCAGTTTATATTTAGGGTGATGTTTTAAAAGTGAGTATGTTCGTAAGATGGAATCATAGGTTAGATTAAGATTCAGTTGGGGTGTGAGGGTGGAGAGATAGAAACTTCAGATTTGATTTTtggctaatttcttttaaaatttgagaatgagttttaatgattttgataatatctgttAAAGGGGGgggaatagattttttttgtgtgtgattgtAAATTCTGAATATGCATTTTCTGGACCCCATTTCCTATATGTTCTTATTTCCCACTTTTGTCCCTTAAGCCAAGTAGGGTTATTTGGTTTTAATACTGTTATGGTGAGTTTGTAAAAGTATGGCCAAGGGCATGGAAAAGAAGTTGTTGATAGTTGTATATCCGTGTCGGTGACCTTCCAGGGGGCTATGGATTCATAGCCCCAATAGGCACATCCTTTGCTACATTTTGAGGCAGGATTTTGGGTACTGCAAGCATATATTTGGAGGGTGTAGTTTAGATAATAATGTTTGTCTAAAGACATTAAGGTATATGAATCACTTTTAAATAATTCACATATGGTAACATTAAATAATACATTAGAGTGATTTGATTTTCTAGTTAATGTTTTATCAATAGAGGTGTGATATGACTTTCAGGTGTCAGATCACGAGTCGATGTGTAATTTCCATGTTTCTTCCCAGTGGCCAGAGAGTGAGAGACGTTGAGGGTTTGTAACCGAGACCCATAAGTATTAGGAGAGATTATTAGGAATGAGAAAATTATGAGAGACATTTTAGGAAGgtaagagaatactttatgaacaTGGAGTAAAGGGATAGAGAGTATTTTGGTTTTGTGATTATTATGGTGGAGTAATTGTGGTTGGATTAACCTTAAAGAGTAACATTAGgagtatagttattattattatgaagatGTCTATTGGTGAGTATTAAGGGAGGTaatgattgaaattttatgaGATGTATCTTTTAGTGTATTGGGACCTCAGGTGGAGGATTAATTTCGGtttcctggacctctggaatCCGAGTGAGTTTAAGCTTCAGGGGACCTGTTTCTTGAGCTGAGTATGAGGGAAGATTTTTAGGTGTCATCTGTTGACCTGTAGTAATAGTTGGATTAAGGAAAAGCTTAATGCGAGATATATGAAACCATCCAGGAAATGAGGCTAATTTTACTGCGGTGGGAGTTGATAAAATTACTCTCTGAGGTCCTTGCCATTTTGGCTCAAGTGGTTTTTTTGGGATGATTAGGAGGAGCTACTAGAACTTGATCTCCTGGGTGAAAGGAGGTGGGTAATGAAGGTGTTGGGATAGGAAGAAGTGTGTCTGTTTGTTTCCATAAAAGGGGTCGGATATACTGAAGAAGAGAGGGTAAGATGGAGGGAGATAATGGGCTATCTGATGTTGTAAGTCCTGGAGGAAGAATGGGTCTACCAAACATTAATTCAAAAGGAGAGAGGTTAGAGGGTTTCTTTGGAAGGGAATGTAGGTATAGAAGTGCCAGGGGTAGAAGAGTGATCCAGTCTAAGTGAAGTTCAAGGGAAAGTTTGGTTAATATAGATTTTAGGGATCTTTTAGAACTTTCAACCTTCCCTGAATattgaggatggaaaggaatatggaaatgCCAGGGGATACCTAAAgctttggttaaggtttgagaaatggtggaggtgaATTCAGGTCCATAGTTGGACTGTAAAGAACAGGAGATTCCAAAGCGGGGAATAATGTCTTGGAGTATGATAGAGGAAATAGTGGTAGCCCTTTTGTTTGTAGCAGGAAGGGCTTCAATCCAACCTAAGAAGGTATCTACTAATACTAAGAGGTATTTATAACATTTGATTTTAGTTATGACTGGTACCATATAGAATCCTTGTTGAATACAGAAAGAGTCAACCACGGAAATAGTGAGGGGTCAGCTAGAAACTATGCATTCCTATATCAGGCACATTAGGAGCAAGTACAGTGATTGGTACAATATAAAATCCTTACTTTACATATAGAAAGAGCCAATCAGGAAAAGGGAATGTATAAGAAAACAtacaaactcttagaaaaaaaaataaaagtggcaaCCCACTTGGGACCCCTTTGCTGCACCTCTTACCTTTTATAAATCTATAATAAaatcctttgcttttgtttactTGTGTTCCATGAATGCATTCTTTGATTTCCAGACCAAGAACTTGGAGGGAACATTCTGGTATCATAGATGCTGATTCTGAGCTGGAGGCTTTTCTCTAAAGAGTGTTAGTTTGTCATTTGGAAAACTTGCAAGGAAGTCTAAGACTTATATGATAACTCAGTGTCAGTGTTAATATACTGATTCTGATAATTGTATTGTGGTTGTGTAGGAGCTTTTTAATTACACATTAAAGTATCCGATTCTACTTGATGTTTTGTAATGAAATGTATTACAATGAATTCTCAAGAGGTTTGAAAAATAAACTATGGTCTTTTTCTGTACCTGGTGTCTTCTTGTAAGTTTGTCAGTTTCTAAATATAGGTAAAAAAATGGAACAtataaaaatcagataaaatctaaaacaaacaGCATGCTTTAACACTTTTTAGCCCATACAGTTACTGCTTATAtcatagaaataaaattgctaCTATTTAACAGTTTATTCATGATTCTTATTGTAGCAGAGTACATAGTAGCAAAAACCTGGAAACAAAGTTAATGTTCAACAATGAAAGggtgaaaaatatataaacccaCACCATAAATCAACACTTAGAACTATATGAAATTTGCTTAGGATATTGCTGAGAATAAAAGAGGCAAGATACAGTAAAGCAGGCGTGATATGATCACATCTGGCATAAAacaaacaatgaataaaaatgctGGATATAATTACACGAGTTCACATTGTATTAcattaccacacacacacaagtaactGAAGGGAACACTTGAGTTTGTTAATATGTGTTACTCTGTGCTTAGGACCAGTATAGATGATGGAAGGAACAGAGAAGAGAGATTTTAGTGTTTAATCTCATGTTAAATCTTATTACTGGAGATTTATATTACAAGCTGATAGGCCCAAACAgtcattattatttcattatcaattttattaaactaGTACTGGCAGATCCATTTGAAAACACTGCTGCATGTTTCAGAGTACATTTTGCTTTCCTTAATGGCAGCACAACTGTTTTCTTTAGCCGGTCCCTTTATGAGGAATCTAGGGAAGGGAGAATAAATTCATTGTTAATCATTGTTGTGAAAGGCATCCATTAGTGTTTCAGCTaataaaaaggtaatttaaaatttcaaaaaaacatcAAATACCTTGACTGACTAACCATTACAATTTTTCTATAACTTATTATCAGCGATTTGAACAGTGTTCCCTGGGTATATCCTCAAATAACTGAGCTAAGAATCAATTTCCCTCCAGGTTCTCATTCTAGTATTATTTCTATTACCCCTGTGGTTCACTTAgactaaaaaataatattaagtcCACTTGGGAGGCTCATTTAACAACCTCTCTTGACTTCTTGTGTCTAAATGTACAGCGGTGATGATAATATGTGGTATTTACTTCATCATATTATTACAAGAGTACATTAATTGAAGTTTGTACAGAACACAATAGACAAACTGACCCATGTAAGTGCTaaataataaattgtatttttactgtattgtTTACTTCTAAATATGTTAAATCCAGTAATAAGGCAATCTATAAAGTACTGTAGTGTTACTAATTTATTCTGTGAGGAATTTGAACTGTGAAAAAAGTTCAAGAAAGAATATTGGAAAAGGTACACATGACCTTCAAAGTTTCCAAATTGGGCTTTGtgtctgtagttcagtggttacggcaccagccacatacactggggctgacgggttcgaacctggccctggcctgctgaacaacaatgacaacaacaacaacaataacaacaacaacaacaaatagctgggtgttgtggtgggcacctgtagtcccagctacttgggcggctaaggcaagagaattgcttaagcccaaaagtttgaagttgctgtgaactgtgatgccatagactttatggagggtgacatagtgagactctgtctcaaaaaaagttgcCAAATTGATGGGGGCAAATAAGTactgaattttcattttggaaaatagaCTTTGTTCAAATTCGTAGttgaattttgtaatgaatatataTTGGGCAAAAATGCCCAGACGAAACTCAGTCTTAAAGGTAATGTTGAATGGAAACAGTGTGAGGACAAAACCAAGATTAACAACTTCATAGGCAGCTGGCCCTCAGGTGGCACACAGGcataattttagaatttattccAAATAATGTTTTGATTCATTTCCTTTGATTAATTGAATTTAGtatgaaagaaaatacataatatttaatgATGAAGAAAGAGTAAAAGGAAAACAACCCAATAGCATAATTCAGCTGGTTAGGATAATGAATGTGTTTCCTTTTGCtagtgtaacaaattaccataaatttaGTGTCCTAAAATAAcgcaaatttattttcttacagtttcggatatcagaaattcaaaattggTTTTACAGGGCTAAAGTCAAGGTGTCGGCAGAGCTGCCTTCTGAGTGCACTAGGGGAGAATCTGAGGCTGCCTGCACCCCTCGGCTCACAGTCACATCATGTGAACCTCTGTGTTCCTCTTATCTTCTCTGACTCTGACCTTATTTCCTCCCTCTTATAAGGACCATTATGATTTAGTTGGGCTCACCCAGATAATCCATGATAATATTCCTCCTTCAAGAATATTAACTTAATCATACCTGCAATATCTTGTTTGCCATATGAGATAACACATTCTTAGGGTTTGGGGATAAAAATATGGCCATCTTTGGAGAACTTCATTTTCCCTACTGACATTGGAATAAGATTTTGAATTGACCTGTTTTGCTATTTGTATTTCTCATTAATGTTGGATTATAAAATAAAGCACACAAAAAATGttaatgagattttttaaaatcctcaaTAGTCTCATACAACTGTTGAGAGAATTTTGGGTTATTTTGTTCTATCATCTTTTAACTTATGATAATCATACAAcacaaaaacatttacattttttttccattactaAACATGGGTAAAGTAAGCATTGGGAACTTTGAAAATATAACAGAAGTTTACATTGGTTCAGTTCACTTTTCCGTATAAGTtatgagtaatttttttctttttctgagacagagtctcaagctgttaccctgggtagagtgccgtggcgtcatagctcacagcaacctccaactcttgggcttaagtgattctcttgcctcagcttccccagtagctgggactataggcacccaccacaacacctggctatttttctgttgcagttgtctttgttgctttagctgacccaggctggatttgaacctgccagcctcggtgtatgtggctggtgcctacccactgagctatgggtgccgcctgtATGAGttatgagtaattttttttttttttttttgtagagacagagtctcactttatggcccttggtagagtgccgtggcatcacacagctcacagcaacctccaactcctgggcttaagcgattctcttgcctcagcctcctgagtagctgggactacaggcgcccgccacaacacctgcctatttttttgttgcagtttggccggggctgggtttgaacccaccaccctcggcatatggggccggcgccctactcactgagccacaggcgccgccccgagttatgagtaatttttaaacattaggtAACCATTATTCTTCAAATCCTTTTGCTTTGAAAGCCAAATTAATATTCATCATTACTCCCAtgaatattaattttcatttttttgagttcTTATTACCAAGTACTATTTCAGAGTTAAATTGGATGAACAGAGGTATTTTCTGAAAACATATTCTACGATAGACAATCAGGTTGCCTCTTAGGAATGACTCACATCTTTGTATCCAATGCAGAACCATCCACCCAAGTCCATGTCCCCTTTGTGGAGGTTAAGTTAAGGCCAATCCACATGTAGTTTGATTGTCTCAGGTTTTTCTGTATAAAAGCCTAAAGAGTAGATAATGAGTAACAAAATGAATAGAATATATTCATAATTCAGACAcactaaaaaatgttttagaattttattgaAAAACTAACATTTTGGATGATTCTTATACTAATCAATTTATACCTTAATTATACACTCATTATACATACAATATATATAGTATGCAAAAGCCAGGTCTGTCATGAGAGAAGTGAGGCACTTACTTCTAGCACAAAATTAAATCAGTTGCCCTCAACTCAGCAATCAAGATAAACGATGGTTTCACGCAAGGATGGGAAGATAATTGAGAAAATCCATTTTTAACTACAAAGATGTTAATGGCATAACCACGATACTAAACCAATTACCATTTCAGGTTGGTCCTGTATGATAAGTAAATGAGATTTTCTTCCCAAACAATACATGTAACTGTCATTCCAATTTTTCATCTCAGCAGAGAACCAATAACACTTCCCATGATATTTGAGCCACTCTGATGGACATAGTACtataaagatatggaaaaaacaaaataaaattaaattacttatGCATATGCATTTCTGTAAATTGGCAGTGAGGGCAATACTTACATATTGCATGAAGAAGAGTGAAGTCATAATATAATCACTCACAGCAAAGTGTTCAGAAGGTAGTCAAAACACAAACGATAATTCATAGTAATTTCAGATAATTTCCTAAGAAGAAGCAAAACCTAGACATAAAGGGATTTTTTATGCCAAGATCTAGTTGATCGATTGACtaatattaacaaattaaaacatGTTATATTAATGCTGTTTGATATTTTAGGTAAAATATTTCTATAGCACTTACTTAAAATTTATCCACTAAAACTTCTAGAAACtccttatagttttatgtctgtaTCCTCTTCTCCCTCTTGGTGCTAAATAATATCAAGATTAGTAACAATTTAGTTTCAacatctttttaatttctagaacACCAGGtcctttatcttttctaaatgaaaattaagtttaggctcggtgcctatagcacagtggttatggcaccggtcacataaacccaggctggtgggtttgaacccggcccacccagctaaacaacaatgacaacaaaaaatatccgggggatgtggtggacacctgtagtcccagctagtgggaggctgagtcaagagaattgcttaagcccaacagtttgaggttgctgtgagctgtgatgccatggcactctactgagggtgacaaaataaaattatgtctaaaaaaaaaaaaacaaaatcaacaaaattaagtTTAGGTCTTCTCATTGGAAAATACTGACATTTTTGGCATAAAACTCAAAAAAAGTGAGGTATATAGGAAAAAGTACACAAGCAGGCAAATACAACTATTTTAACATGTGGACCattataatctttcttttttttctttgaggtatAATAAAATTCATCTAACATGAAATTCActattttacctattttaaagTGTAAATACAGTGGTTTTTAATACATCCTCAATGTTGTACAACTATCACTACTatctaattccaaaacattttcatagcTGCTAAATGAAACCTCATAAGCATTAAGCACTCACTATCTATCCTCCGATTTCCCAGTGCTGGCAACCACTAGtctaatttctgtctctatagatttgacTATGATGGATCtttcatataaatgagatcatatagTATGATCCCATTTTGTGtctggtttttgaaaaaaattattatgggtacataatagttgtatatatttatgggatacatgttATGTTTTGATATAGAaaggcatacaatgtgtaataatcaaatatGGATAATGGGGGtacccatcacctcaagcatttatcacttctttgtgTTAGGGAAATTCTAATTTCACTCTTTTACTTGTTTTAAGGTAGACTATAACTTATTGACTCTGTTGTTCCAATTCCTAACAAATTCCAATTGGAATTCCAAATTCCAATTCCTAGGAGGTtcttcaaaaagctaaaaattgaaacccttgggcagcacctgtggctcaaaggagtagggcactggccccatatgctggaggtggcaggttcaaacccagccccagccaaaaactgcaaaaaaaaaaaaaaaaaattgaaaccctCATATGGTCATGCTGGCAATGCAGAATGGTGTGGCTGCTGTGTAAAACAGTTTAgtgattctttaaaaagtatcacatgacccagaaattcctctCCTTGTATACCTGAGAGAATTGAAAATTGGTACTCAAACAAATAGTTGTACACAAATAATTTTAACCACTATCAAtcacaatagcaaaaaataaaaacaagccagTGTCCAGGAACAGATGAATATATAACAAATTATGGTGTGTGGgtgcatatgtatacacacacgttatatataattatatacacacacaatggaacattattcatacataaaaaggaataaaacgcAATGTGGATGCATTGGAAAACATTGTGCTTAGGGAAAGAAGCCAAATACAAAAGgccaaatattttatgattccattttatgaaaATGCAGAACATGCAGACAGAAAACAGATGGGTGGTTGTCAGAGGCCAGGAGGAAGAGTATTCATGCAGTTTATTTTTGAGGTCAGGAAAATGTTTTGCAACTAAATAGATGTGGGAATTGCACAACATTCCGATGTTCTAACAATATAAAATTGTATacttttacttctctatttttatttttgagacagagtctcactctgttgcacaggctagagtgccatggtgtcatggtggttcacagcaacctcgaactcctgggttcaagtaatcctgcctcagccttccaagtagctgggactacaggcacctcgcAACACCctgctaatatatatttttttctgttttagtagaggtgggtctcactttgctcaggctactctcaaacccctgagctcaaggaatcctcccacctcggcctcccagagtgctaagattagaggcatgagccccCTTGCCTGGtcaaattgtatacttttaaatgtttaactttatttgtgaattttacctacatttaaaaagaagaataaaaaggagTAAATCTCTTACAGTTTAATACACAGTACTTAGATCTGCTTTAATGAACATCGAATGGCATGTATACAATTTCATGTTTACCTGACAAAGCTGCCTCACCTTTGCATTATGATAGGTGTCATTGCTCATGACAGACATTACAGATCGTCAGACAATAAAATACATGGTAAAGCTAAAATATTACAATATTTCAATTGGTTTTagacttaaaatgtaaaataaataatccaaaagAAGACTGTCAATAAGTACACTACAGAATATAAGAAATTTTCATATATGATAAAAAGGGCAGCACAAACTAGTAtattagagaaaaattatttgataaataataTATCATGTAAATTATAAGATATCATGCAATAAATCTCAAAATGTTcaaagaattaaatattaaaatgttgaaCTAAAAAAATTGAACGTAGAAGGTAATGTTTTCAAAAATCTCTGACTGGAATTTCTAAGGTTAAAAATCTCAACTTAAAGTCACAAGGGATAATTTATTAGATATAATGACTTTTATCCATtctgtatttcagaaaaaaattaatgaccaATAAGAATGGTTATTTACATATagcttttaaataataattaactttCCATATTTACATGTTTGAACTTGATTTTAAATTCCTGGAGGGCAGAACCTATTTCTTTTGTTATGATTTACAATTCTTCTCccattgcaaaaaataaaaaatatttgaatcaaGTTTTAGATAAAAAGTACATTTATGTCAAACCTTTATTTGTTAATGTAATCTATTGCATACCTATTCaacaggatttttaaatatagaaaatctaAAAGATTAAAGGTAATACAGGCCAAGGCCTTGGGACATACCTGTCTGGTCTGTAGTTCCTGAAAGACAGTGGCCTGTGTCTTTATTGCTCACATTTCCTCTTGTGTCATTCACTTTCAGGTTTCCAGTGTCTTCATACTGGGTGGTATCTGAGATGCTTCCTTTCTGGCATTTTAGCAGTATTCCCTGAGAAACTTGAATACAGGATTATTTTATGGTTAGGTAAGTATCTTCTTGATGCTGTTTTGCTTCCTGTCTAACATTTACTAAGAAAACAAGATATAATTGAAGGGataagtagaatttttaaaaaatgttcttatctactaacaaaaaataatttcagatgtTACATGATTGATCCTTTTATAGAACACATATTGGAGAATGTGTCGAGCATTCCCTAAAACTGGTGAcaaaacagtaaataaagcagTTTCTGCTCTAGGCGTATTATACAAAGgctttttccatgttttcttaATAGTTTGCTAAACCCTCTGATGTATTTAGCACACTAGATCACATTTACTTCACATCTGTTTTCCCCATTAGAATATGAGATTCTTCACCAAGACTATTCTTTTTCCTAAATAGTTGGAGAATGTGTAATAATTTGGAGCATtgtatttattcagtaaatatttcttggACAAAAGCTAAGTAAATTAAATGCAAccttacataaaatatattaaaatatttaagaaaaaaagtaaaattttaccttttcacAAGTATCTAAGAAACCCAGAGAAATGATTTcaaacatcacacacacacacacacacacacacacacacacacacacacacacaccctcttcTTCCTATTAAACTAGGAAGAACAAGTTACTTATCTGATTTGACTACATATTAAATGTGGAGTATAATATAAAGCTTTGCATGTAGTAGCTCCTTACTAAATCTTGGCTAATATAATCAAGACTGACTGAATAAATATCAAAAGATTCTTAAGAGAAAAGtaaacttctattttttatttattaagatcATGTAACTTACCCAACAGGATCAGGGAGATCAAAGTCAAAGCCAGAATGCCGTTTACTGCTCCAGATATTCCCAGTATGGTTCTATACCAGTGCAACCTTGCTGAAGAATCTGAGACATTAATCACAAGAATTAGCTTAGAAAAGTCAGTTTCTCAGAAGTCATAGCAATTGTAGTGGTAAGACTGTAAattagttttgtgttttaaagaatattaagCAATCAAAAGCATAAAGgctaaatagaaaaaagtatacatttagtttatttaataatgataaaatattaggATCAGGAGCTATGCTATGTTACATAAAGTCTTAAGAAATTGCTactatttgaaattattaatcagtggaaaaaagaattttaatctaTACACATAATAATTCTCTAAAGACAcccacacactcatgcacatcCATTTACAAAagcacacatatatattcacataaaCACTTTCTCATTAGTCATGAGCTTTAATATAATACTCACAAGTTATTCACATTCGTTTCATTTATTAAGGATGTAATATGAATTAGAACGAAATGTGGCTGTGGGTATGCTgctatattgtattttattatttttattttattttgtttttggagacagagtttcactctgatgacccaggctagagtgctgtggcatcagtctagcttaTAATaaactccaactcccaggcttgagcatccttctgtctcagcttcctgagtagctagaaccacaggtgcccacataatgcccagctaatttttctattttttagtagagacagggttttactcttgctcaggctagtctccaactcctgagctcaagggatctgcccaccttggcctcccagtgttctaggattacaggcgtgagtcaacATGCACCTTGCCTATAATgctattttaatgtaaaaaaaatcctaactcttTCCTAACCCATGTAATATTATTTCAGCTTCTTATTAGATGGTAAACTTTTTAAGAAGGagaactgttttatttttcatatacctaCATTGTCAGGTTCGTAAGAGTGATTATTGAGACTGTTACTAATCATTGATCTGCTATCATTAGAAAGTAGACAGTCTTATGCTGTGCCCTGAAttcatactttattatttttctcaaccTCACTAAAAAGGATTTAGATCTGGTGGGCACTGACTTATGAAATCGTATAAATAATATACTGCATACAAAACATCTATACTTTGCAAAATAGTTTGTCCTTACAAGGATAATTTTTATGCTAATGTATGATCAATAAGCATTGTTCCACATAATTGATTATTCTTATTGTTATGTCAACATGGTGAATTATTAATAGTGAAATTCATATTTGAAATACTCTTTG includes:
- the KLRF1 gene encoding killer cell lectin-like receptor subfamily F member 1 isoform X1, giving the protein MQDEERYMTLYVQPRKRSSVQTSQLTFKDSSARLHWYRTILGISGAVNGILALTLISLILLVSQGILLKCQKGSISDTTQYEDTGNLKVNDTRGNVSNKDTGHCLSGTTDQTVLCPSEWLKYHGKCYWFSAEMKNWNDSYMYCLGRKSHLLIIQDQPEMAFIQKNLRQSNYMWIGLNLTSTKGTWTWVDGSALDTKIFLIKGPAKENSCAAIKESKMYSETCSSVFKWICQY
- the KLRF1 gene encoding killer cell lectin-like receptor subfamily F member 1 isoform X2, yielding MSYGIGNCYNSSARLHWYRTILGISGAVNGILALTLISLILLVSQGILLKCQKGSISDTTQYEDTGNLKVNDTRGNVSNKDTGHCLSGTTDQTVLCPSEWLKYHGKCYWFSAEMKNWNDSYMYCLGRKSHLLIIQDQPEMAFIQKNLRQSNYMWIGLNLTSTKGTWTWVDGSALDTKIFLIKGPAKENSCAAIKESKMYSETCSSVFKWICQY
- the KLRF1 gene encoding killer cell lectin-like receptor subfamily F member 1 isoform X3, producing MQDEERYMTLYVQPRKRSSVQTSQLTFKDSSARLHWYRTILGISGAVNGILALTLISLILLVSQGILLKCQKGSISDTTQYEDTGNLKVNDTRGNVSNKDTGHCLSGTTDQTAPRGRRGYRHKTIRSF